Sequence from the Rutidosis leptorrhynchoides isolate AG116_Rl617_1_P2 chromosome 3, CSIRO_AGI_Rlap_v1, whole genome shotgun sequence genome:
TGCTGCTTAACTGTCGTAGATGTGTTGATTTCATATCCAAACGTTGACTAAGGTAATTTTCAGTAAATAATCTTTGTGTATGAATCAGTATTTTCATTGTAAAGCTAATCACATGAAAATTTTGGATCTTTTGGTCTATATAGAGATGGCATGATAGGCACTCAGATTTAGTGGCTATTATAAATATGATATTTAATTCCCAATGGCAATTGCAGCGTCATATGGTAGGTGTCACGGTCATTACATCTGGTGGTTCATTCATTTAATAATCAACATTCATGAGTTATGCGAAAACCACAAGAAAATGGAAGGCATTAGTTGCATTTAAAATCAATATGACATTCAACTTATACGATCAGCGATCTGACATTATGCAAATCATATTTTATGAATATGAAACATCATGCTATACGATCTGACACTATGAAAATTGTCATCTACAAAGAAGTCTTACGACGTATTTGATCGGGTACGGCCTTTTCTTTTCAATTATAGTATTCATTCATATTTTTGATCAAATGATACAATTTCAAGTCACTTGATATAAAGTACCATTATGACAATGGTTGTTAATGTCGTACAAAAGAAGCTATAATGAGCTCCTCAGATTTGGGGGCTCAAAATTATTTAATATGAAGTATCAGTATGACATAGGTTGACATGTGGTCTAATTGTAGTGGGTCATGAAAGATGGGACAACTTATTTTAGGTTTTTTTGATGTGGGTGTTCGAATTGTAGATGAAATTGTTTGCATTTGTTTTGTGTTGATCTGGTTAGAATGGGTATGATGTATTGTGTTGGGCAGGTTTAGCTTCTTCCTTTCTCGTGTATTGattggttattattaatataatcattatcattatatttgcTGCGATAAATAAAAGATGGGTGGTCAGAAGGACAAACTAAGGATTTAAAGCAGGTGTTTGTCTTAGCAAATTTTTTGGGTTATATTAGTTGTAAACTCAAGCTACCCTTATTATTAATTGAATTATTAGTTGTAAAGTTGTTTGTTTGATACAGGATGAGCATGGCCGAGTATGCGTTATTTCACCTGAAACTCTCTTACCTCAGCTTTGTTGAGGCCTACATTTACGACAAGAAAGGAGATCCAACAAAAAGAGGTGACCTACTGGCTGTTGCGCTGTCtctatttttagtttttagtgattTTGTTATCTTTGCAGCGGATTACACATAAAAACATGTGAGCTGCAAAATTACTAATATCTTATGTTTTCCGACTCTGTTGTGGCATACCTTTATCACAATGATGCCCACAAATACTATGTCATTAGCCTCATTCTCGgatgatatatatatttgggaACCAATGATTCATGTATTTATGAATATTTGAGCACATAATACCAAATGCCCAAAATTACAATTGATAATATTATCCATATGCTCAAATAGCTACACCCTGTTTACTTTTCAAATTGTCCAAAAGACGTTCAAATGCTTACTTAATGTATAACACGCATACAATCTGTAACAAGATTAATGTATTAGTATACTAATTTTTTAAGCCACCGTGCAACGTACGGGATCTTAAAGCTagtttagtatatagtataatataattgAGTGAAActaatataaaatataaacattCTTAAGATTTTActcttaactattaaataaaaaactaacaaagataaaaaaaaataataataataaatcatctCTTAAAGTTCACCAGGACCGGAATCTTCACCGGAATTACCACCGGAATACTCACCTGAAGAAGGTGAAGTATACGTTACAGAGGACAATTCGAATTTCAAAACACCCTTGAAAGCTTGCAGTTCGGTGTCAGATAAAGTACCTAAAGAGGTACATTACTCTATGGAAAAAGTCAAAACAAAACTTGCAGAAGAGATTAAGCTCTCTTTCTTTTCTCCTAAAAGCAAAATTCAAGTACAACCCAGTGTAGGAATGGGTAACCTGTCAAGTCCTTGTAGCCAACCAATACTTCAACAGATACCTTTTAGTTTTAAAGATAATGACTATCCTGCCCTTAGTCATATTCCAACTAAAAACCCTTCTACTTCCTTTAACCATTCGAATATTATCACTGGTGTACCTTCTGTACCCATCTTTAATTCCGTTTCTTTTGCTTCAAAAGTAACAGAATCTAAGAACAACATTTCTGATCAATGTTTGGGCAAAAGCTGTAAAGAATCATGCGAAAAACTTAAGACTCGTTGTATACCCATCGCCAATGAGAAAGATCCTGTTACTCTTTCAAAAGATGATAGCAGTGGACGCAAATTGAAACCTCAAGGTAATAGTTGGGTTGATCAAGTTCCTAACAATTCAACTATATTTGATACGGATAGTGAAATCCATCATGTGGTTGGGCAAGAGTCTTCTTTCAAAAAGACCACAATTAACGGTAAACAATTTGGGGCAAAAAAACTTACTTATAGAGAAGAATTGCATAATTTTGGAGTGTTTATGGACAATATGACGGATGATGATGTTACACCGGTTAAGAAGCCTATTTCATGAGACTAGGTTCCTTCCAATTTTTCGCCTCTTTTTTCTCAACATTTTTCCTCAGCACGGTTGTCTTCATTCCCTGCTCTCGTTCATTCTCTCTGTTTCTTTCACCTAGCCTAATTTTGGGCGCCGTTCAATCATATCGAGCCTTTGCCTCGATTGGATTTGGGTTTCTTCGTGTTTCATCTGAAGATGTCTATCTTCTCAATTATTCGTTTCGTTTTCAGGTTTTTCTGATGCTATCTTGTCAGTGATTCAATCTTTCAAGTTTAGGCGGCCTGTTAGTTTTTCTGTTTTGTTGGGCTGCTTTTCGGGCTGCAAAGCCCAGTAAACAGTGGTGGGCCTCTTGTCAGCTGGTGACTCTGCAAGTTGGGCTCCATAATAGATGGGCTTCATTTTAAGTGCTCAGCCCTGTTCCAAGTCTGTCCAAAAGCGTGTGGGCTTCTATGTCTAGTCATGTTGGGCCTTGTGGCTTCTTTCAGGAATTTTTTCGATGTTTCTTTCAATTTAGGTCTTTCATTTTGGGCTATCAAGCCTCTCTCATTGTATTATGTTTTTTCTTCATCCGAaggtttatttaatatattatcttttcgccaaaaaaaaaaaaaaaaaaaaaattcatatgttCAACAGACCTACTTCTTTACTCTTTCTTCTTTCTCATTTACAAATCCTAGCCAACCCATTTACAATATACAAATCTGATTTGAATCATAAATTATCAAATCTGAATCGTTTACAAACAAAGTCATGCGAGCTAATCTTTACAATTTACAAATCCTAGCTACCAATTTACAATTTACAATTTACAAATCTAAAGCTAATCCATTTACTAACCCAGAAGGATGTTGTCTTTACAAATTGGTGGGTTTTACAATTTGGGTTTTTAGTGGTGGTTTTACAAAATGATTTTACAAATGGGTTTTATGATTTTACAGATTGCGGGTTTACCTAGTGGGTTTAGATCGGGAGTGTTGCGACCGGAGGTGGTGCCGCCGGAGAGGGCGTCGCAGTCGCCGGAAGGGGTGCAGCCGTAAGGCTGTTGTCGCTCAGGTGGAGGTGGGTTGGTTGGTTGCTGGTGAAAGAATTGAATGAAAGAGAAAGAGAAATAGATGAAGGTTACTGGAGTAAATAAAATGTCTTATAAGCTATTTGGTAAATATTTAGTTTATTATTTTTGTGGTGTATTGCATTAGTGTTCTTCGAATTTGACTGCATGATTATTAGGGGTTTAATAGTTTAGTTGCATCTGAAATTTTCCTGCTAAAAGGTAATCTTATATTTTACTGTTCTTTCCGTTTGTTTTGCTATCTACAAATTAGTTTTTATTGCGGTTATTGATAACCTCTTAACGCTTCAATCGCCGTTTCCCTTTCATCGTATTTTCCATCAACAATCGAATTAACGTCTGATCTACGCACCCACAATTTCACCACTTATCAATTTGGATCCGATCAATTACTTGTCAATACCTTTTCAATTAGGGCACAAAATTCTCAGATCTGAAGGTAACATAACGGATCTACTAGCGAGGGTTTGTAGTAAACGAGAAACCTCGCCATTTTCGCCGTATGCTGCCTTGGAGCTGCCGGAAATCACTGCTGCCGGAAATCTCTCCTGCCGGAAACTCCTTGTCTTTACAAGGCTGTGTTTGGTTCTCTGATCCCTTTTCCTTAAGTCCATACTCTGTGATATTTCTGCTTTACTTTTTCACTGTATTTGCGTATTCATATCCTTGAAGTTTCAAAGTTgtgtttattaattatatccttgactattattattatactattatactagtgattattagtattattaatactctattattattattattattattattattattattattattattattattattattattgttattgttattgttattattatattatatttttatttttatattatattgccACTTCTGCCTTTTCCCTTTTGTTTATTATATAGGGTAAGATAGACTCTAGTCGTAGTGATGGTCACGTGAGGTCATGTCCTTCGAGCTTAGGGGCGGCTAGGTCTAGAAGGGTTAGAGATTTTCCTGTTAGGATTAGAGTAGGTAGTTGGAATGTAGGAAGTTTGACGAGCAAATCCCGTGAACTTGTAGAGACGTTACTTAAGAGTAAAGTGGACATATTGTGTGTTCAAGAGACCAGATGGAAGGGTGAAGAGGCGGTTGACGTTGGTGACTACAAGTTGTGGTTTTCGGGTTCCAGAGTAGCTAGAAACGGGGTAGGGATCTTTATAGGGCCCCGTCATAAGGATAATATTGTGGGTGTGGGTAGGTgtagcgataggattatgtcggttaggtTAGTTATCCAGGAGGAGTCTTACATGGTTATTTGCGCTTACGCACCTCAAGCTGGTTTAGGCGAAGAAGAAAAAAGTCGCTTTTGGGAATCGTTAGATGAAGTTGTGAGGAGTTGCCCCGCTGATCATCGATTACTTATTGGGGGAGACCTTAATGGACATATAGGAACGATTTCAGACGGATATGCGGGTGTCCATGGGGGCTTTGGGTACGGAGTTCGAAATGAAGAAGGACGCTCCATTCTCGAATTCACTGTTGCCCACGATTTGGTTGTTGCAAACTCTTTCTTTAGGAAGACGGAAGCTCAGCTAGCAACCTTCCACAGTGGAGGTCATAGTACCCAGATTGATTATTTGCTGCTTCGCAAAGGGGACCTTAGGACCTGCAGAGACTGTAAAGCCCTGACTACCTGGACCTGTTCCACTCAACACAGACTTTTGGTCATGGACTTGGTTCCGCAGAGACGGGTTACTAGGAGAGGGAGACCCGCCCAACCTAGGATCCTTTGGAAGAATCTGAATGAAGAGAAAGCCGAAACTTTCAAAGCATCTGTTTTGGAAAGAGTAGAGGCAGTAATGGATACTGTTACTCATGGGGATGCAGATCAGATGTGGAATAGTTTCGCATCAACTATTAGAGATGTCGCCAAGGAAACCTTAGGTGTGGCAGTAGGGACATCGAGAGGACACAAGTCTTGTAGAGAATCATGGTGGATTAGTGATGAGGTTCAAACCAAAGTCGCACTTAAGCAACTGAGGTTTAGGGAGCTCGTTACATGTCGGGACGGGACACGTGATGACAGAACTAGGGCCGAAGAAAGgtataaagaagctaaaagagaagctaagaaggccgTTGCCCGTGCAAAAGATAAAGCGTATGAAGTTTTGTATAGGAAACTAGACTCCAAAGAAGGAGCAAATGATATTTACAGGATTGCTAAAGCTAGGGAGCGTATGAGGAGGGATATAGATAACATCAAGTTCATCAAGGATGAAGCCGGTCAAACCATAGTAAAGGAAGAcgaaattaggaaaagatgggaagggtaTTTCCAATCTCTTTTCGTGGGTGAAGGACCCGGGCGCCAAGAGGACCCGCAGGACTTGGGAATAGGAC
This genomic interval carries:
- the LOC139899967 gene encoding uncharacterized protein; its protein translation is MLGLVASFRNFFDVSFNLGLSFWAIKPLSLLRVYLVGLDRECCDRRWCRRRGRRSRRKGCSRKAVVAQVEGKIDSSRSDGHVRSCPSSLGAARSRRVRDFPVRIRVGSWNVGSLTSKSRELVETLLKSKVDILCVQETRWKGEEAVDVGDYKLWFSGSRVARNGVGIFIGPRHKDNIVGVGRCSDRIMSVRLVIQEESYMVICAYAPQAGLGEEEKSRFWESLDEVVRSCPADHRLLIGGDLNGHIGTISDGYAGVHGGFGYGVRNEEGRSILEFTVAHDLVVANSFFRKTEAQLATFHSGGHSTQIDYLLLRKGDLRTCRDCKALTTWTCSTQHRLLVMDLVPQRRVTRRGRPAQPRILWKNLNEEKAETFKASVLERVEAVMDTVTHGDADQMWNSFASTIRDVAKETLGVAVGTSRGHKSCRESWWISDEVQTKVALKQLRFRELVTCRDGTRDDRTRAEERYKEAKREAKKAVARAKDKAYEVLYRKLDSKEGANDIYRIAKARERMRRDIDNIKFIKDEAGQTIVKEDEIRKRWEGYFQSLFVGEGPGRQEDPQDLGIGHFQNNNFCRRISQEEVRSALRKMGRNKAVGPDQIPIEAWRCLGEEGVRYIRAIMDMYDGAKACVRTPVGNTEYFPIEVGLHQGSALSPFLFALILDELYREIQENIPWCLIFADDIVLVSETKDELNRRLEQWREALEQNGLRISRQKTEYLSCEFGKTDDELNVGGNISIEDQILHPQESFRYLGSVLHKSGRIDEDVVVTTLQECTAHDVARLYREHEEKYGFKGMLGSIDCMHWEWQNCSNNDIEVLNQSPIFDKLKNGTAPSAPFEVNGHQYTKGYYLTDEYNGFALCSWEERFVTKDMENRAQRIRNRGRDQDIITREIRDRVRGVHRFG